A segment of the Eleutherodactylus coqui strain aEleCoq1 chromosome 6, aEleCoq1.hap1, whole genome shotgun sequence genome:
TTTTTCGATCAGAAATATCACTTATCTGCATGTAcccacaggcagatttgaattgcggaatctgtgcggatgatccgcagttcaagtctCCCATAGGGAACATGGGCGTTCACAGCTGAatgaaagcatgcagatttgatttgcggaaatcaaatcgcagcatgctccatttcagtcagtggaagccgtccgatccgtaaTTGGAATTCTAGACGGGCCGTGGATTCCGCCGGAAAGCAGACGTTTGAATAAAGAGAAaactctgctgcgaatgtgcgcCGGTACGCTGGCCgccgcttccgcacacatccgcaatacagaaaaaagaagacccgaacAGGTAAGTGGGGTCCTCGGTCGCgggctgggtcagattccgcgtTTGGGAGCCCACCCGTGGACATAAGCcttaaatgaagcaactttgtaaTCACAGAAGCTTTCAACCAACACCACCCAAACAGGTCTCTCCGTACTGCAGAGTGCAGTTGCCAGACTTCTTGGCAAGTTCACGATCTGTCGTCAATAAACCGAAAGCTGGATGACCTAAAACTGCAATGGATCTAGCAACTTCAAGCACTGTTCTGGCCTCATTCCGCTAGTGCCCACAACATACGGTAGCACTCATCATCGGTCTCAGGATTGTGGGGTTCGCTGTTTTTCAGCTCAGCGACTTTTGTCTACCCATGAATGACACCTTTACAAAATTCACTTACTGCAACACCCGACCGAAGACGACCCAGATCACCGGATACAATTTGCAGAATAGGTGACACAGCAACTTCTGATAAACCCTTGTTTTCCGCATCAGGGGCTCTTCAGTGATCAGGTAGGTTTCTTTGTGAATGCTGTGGTCAACAAACAGTATCACTCATACTGGTCAGACACAAACCCTCATTGGACTGATCCATCTAACCCTGTTGCCCCACCTAAAGCCCTGGTATGGTGTATGAGATACCCAAATTGTGGGACCTTTCTTCATTCATGGAACATTTGGAGCAGACTGTTGGGTTGTTAGATTTCCAACAATATGGTGCCCTTCCTCATTACCAATGTGTTGTTAGAGGGTGTCTTGATCTGCAGTTTTCCAAATACTGGATTGGTCATGGGGGTCAAATCGAATAGCCGCCACATTCTCCTGACTTTACCCGTGTGGATTTCTATCAGTAAGATCATGTCAAGGCACTTGTGAAGATACTGAATGttgttcagaattgttaatgtttTGATGAAGGTTTATAAGAAATGTGAGACAAGGATAGACCTTATGGTCAATTTTCTAGTTTTACATAAAATCACTGTTTTAACATGAGAATAAATGAAGTTATGTTAATgtgaagcacaccattgtttttccAGAGAAATTCTCTACAACTTTGATGTGTCACACACGTATGTTCCCATTTGAATCCAACATGGTGGCATGGCCTAACAGGCTTGCTCCTTCCTCACAGCTTGTGCCTAAAATTGAATCACCATCTGCCAAATTGGTTTCATTATATTTGGGTGATTCCTTACTTTTGAGACACTTGTTTAAACAACAATTTGCTTTGCTTCCACAGAATGTCGCATTTTGGTACTGATCTAAAAGCAGACGGACATGGTGAAGCATGGGTAGATATTACACCTGAGAGAAAATTCAAACAGTACGGATGGAGGTGCACAACCAAAGAGGACGCTTACTGCAACAAGACTCTCATCGGAAACTGGAATGAGGAACGTTACGACCTGTGTAAGCTAGAGGAAAGGAAACCAATGCCCTCCCAGGTACTGACGATAGGAGGCAAAGGCTAATTATACTTGGCTGCTCCAATTGTGGAGCCAATAATGATGCCAATTGCTTAGATAAACTGAATGCTCTGTCTGATAAAAATGTGTGACTAGGGGAGTAATAGTAGGGGGTGCAGAGACAGCAATGGCACCCAGCCCCTGGTGCCTGAGGGGCCCCAAAAGTCTTTCTGCCACATTATCaggcaccagtattataaattgcACATA
Coding sequences within it:
- the CFAP68 gene encoding cilia- and flagella-associated protein 68, which gives rise to MSHFGTDLKADGHGEAWVDITPERKFKQYGWRCTTKEDAYCNKTLIGNWNEERYDLCKLEERKPMPSQFAHYYETSYHAEYLRNSDSAGKQDFKREPHFYPGHQPELTPPQCRPPQKSCYMMDYGRS